The Agelaius phoeniceus isolate bAgePho1 chromosome 4, bAgePho1.hap1, whole genome shotgun sequence genome includes a region encoding these proteins:
- the WDR54 gene encoding WD repeat-containing protein 54, with protein sequence MAAASAVPYRRERSLALRSSSSALYNNLAVLCPPSRAPAFGAVHGSSLSLLASEGPPRQLQARGGGSALSTPLLTQATWCELPSRVLLVLTSQRGVQMYDADGSTMVFWHALDVPELPAAHSVFARGIAAAGGRFICVGTSFGAVLVFDIPPKGTNVTLSEVLEQHRDPITDIAAEQGQAPDGAGDLVTADDSGTLCLWSSGEEFTLLGKIPGSGCTCSSVALWNGIVAAGYGNGQIRLWEAASGRIRAQVSAHARWIYALDLAPLTGKLLSGAEDSFVHVWKLSRNPDTDDIEVQHCHAECVTDTQVCGARFCDPAGDTFAVTGYDLSEILCYGPA encoded by the exons ATGGCGGCGGCAAGCGCCgt GCCGTACCGGCGGGAGCGGAGCCTGGCTCTgcggagcagcagctctgctctgtacAACAACCTGGCCGTGCTGTGCCCGCCCAGCCGCGCCCCCGCCTTCGGGGCCGTGCACggctccagcctcagcctgctggCCAGCGAGGGGCCCCCGCGGCAGCTGCAGGCCAGGGGAGGGGgctctgccctcagcacccCCCTGCTGACCCAG GCCACGTGGTGCGAGCTCCCATCGcgggtgctgctggtgctcacGTCCCAGCGCGGGGTGCAG ATGTACGATGCTGATGGCTCCACCATGGTGTTCTGGCACGCCCTGGATGTCCCGGAGCTCCCGGCAG caCATTCCGTGTTTGCCCGAGGCATCGCCGCTGCCGGCGGCCGCTTCATCTGCGTGG GGACATCCTTTGGGGCCGTGCTGGTGTTTGACATCCCCCCAAAAGGGACCAACGTGACGCTGAGCGAGGTCCTGGAGCAGCACCGGGATCCCATCACCGACATCGCAGCCGAGCAGGGCCAGGCCCCG GACGGGGCTGGGGACCTGGTGACAGCCGATGACTCCGGGACGCTGTGCCTGTGGAGCAGCGGGGAGGAGTTCACGCTGCTCGGGAAGATCCCGGGATCTGG CTGCACGTGCTCCTCGGTGGCGCTGTGGAACGGGATCGTGGCCGCGGGCTACGGGAACGGGCAGATCCGGCTCTGGGAGGCGGCCTCGGGGCGGATCCGCGCCCAGGTCAGCGCCCACGCCCGCTGGATCTACGCGCTCGACCTGGCGCCGCTCACCGGCAAG ctgctgtcgGGTGCAGAGGATTCCTTTGTCCACGTCTGGAAGCTCAGCAGGAACCCGGACACCGATGACATCGAG GTGCAGCACTGCCACGCCGAGTGTGTGACAGACACTCAGGTGTGCGGCGCCCGCTTCTGCGACCCCGCCGGGGACACCTTCGCTGTCACCGGCTACGACCTGAGCGAGATCCTCTGCTACGGCCCCGCCTGA
- the C4H2orf81 gene encoding uncharacterized protein C2orf81 homolog isoform X2 produces MAEKGKSRGAGTRSKQDKPRAQPRQSKRGSPRSSGRTSIQPSPSPEPLEPLDVEPILDELLERVLTEVALAAVARQRVPFAVARARDAILFVAEWRFLVRDEKVPEPEGDSEPERDGVWKEDEEPPAGIWDSWTPGVVAVASPPSEELSSEELSEAEEAQSPPVGPGEVPAAAPAVGFPRPRGPFPSGARPVTAKGPLGRDTAAAPAGGVPLSPGQSRSAAAAAAPPVQPPVPRPPPRPKPPSAAQPRERGRRLSRSPERRRPPSRAPGRHRQPSRPPQPRAAPPEAPPPPVPPPVAPPVPPPVAPPEPAAPAAPEPREQEAPPPSSSSRSSAGSVHPRRLSHSPGVPRLGARRGAARWVLPEVKVLDVSTEAERPRLGASRTRLPLPGSLVQVIPATARAARAEPQLCDPWLASVRLAPGVTVRWGRCERRGPALAGHGGDEQGDEALRRAEKDLKPILPYPECRLSEYGEAEEWQDSPLETERLPELPLPAPGPALGGSLSPRVSPVQWLEPAVASGDPPGDRGSFNNIK; encoded by the exons ATGGCCGag AAGGGGAAATCCCGCGGGGCCGGCACCAGATCGAAGCAGGACAAGCCCCGAGCGCAGCCCCGGCAGTCCAAGAGGGGCTCCCCCAGGAGCTCCGGGCGCACCTCGATCCAGCCCAGCCCGTCCCCGGAGCCCCTGGAGCCGCTGGATGTGGAGCCCATCCTGGACGAGCTCCTGGAGCGGGTCCTGACCGAGGTCGCGCTGGCAGCCGTGGCTCGGCAG CGGGTGCCGTTCGCGGTGGCGCGGGCGCGGGATGCCATCCTGTTTGTCGCCGAGTGGCGCTTCCTGGTGCGGGATGAAAAAGTCCCGGAGCCCGAGGGGGACTCGGAGCCCGAGCGGGACGGGGTCTGGAAGGAGGACGAGGAGCCCCCGGCCGGCATCTGGGACTCGTGGACACCGGGCGTTGTCGCCGTCGCCTCTCCGCCCTCGGAAGAG CTCTCGTCCGAGGAGCTCTCCGAGGCAGAAGAGGCTCAAAGTCCGCCCGTGGGTCCCGGTGAGGTTCCCGCCGCTGCTCCCGCTGTGGGTTTCCCTCGGCCCCGCGGTCCGTTCCCGTCCGGGGCTCGCCCGGTGACAGCCAAAGGTCCCCTCGGCCGCGACACCGCCGCTGCTCCCGCCGGgggtgtccctctgtccccggGCCAG TCCCGGtccgcagccgccgccgccgctcctcCCGTtcagcctcccgtgccgcggccgccgccccgcccgaagccgcccagcgctgcccagcccCGCGAGCGGGGCCGCCGCCTCTCCCGGTCCCCCGAGAGGAGGCGCCCACCCTCCCGAGCCCCCGGGAGGCACCGCCAACCCTCGCggcccccgcagccccgggcggccccgccggaggcgccgccgcccccgGTTCCGCCGCCGGTCGCGCCCCCGGTTCCGCCACCGGTCGCGCCCCCGGAGCCCGCAGCGCCGGCAGCACCGGAGCCCCGCGAGCAAGAGGCACCGCCGCCATCATCATCCTCCCGCTCCAGCGCGGGGTCCGTCCATCCGCGCAGACTCTCCCACAGCCCCGGCGTGCCCCGGCTCGGTGCCCGGCGCGGTGCCGCCCGCTGGGTGCTGCCCGAGGTGAAGGTGCTGGACGTGAGCACCGAGGCCGAGCGGCCGCGCTTGGGAGCATCGCGGACCCGGTTACCCCTGCCGGGATCCCTCGTGCAGGTGATCCCGGCGACCGCCAGGGCCGCCAGGGCCGAGCCGCAGCTCTGCGACCCCTGGCTGGCCTCGGTGCGCCTGGCTCCCGGTGTCACCGTGCGCTGGGGACGCTGCGAGCGGCGCGGGCCCGCCCTGGCGGGGCACGGCGGGGACGAGCAGGGGGACGAGGCGCTGAGGAGGGCGGAGAAGGACCTGAAACCCATCCTGCCCTACCCGGAGTGCCGGCTCTCGGAGTACGGAGAGGCGGAGGAGTGGCAGGACAGCCCGCTGGAAACGGAGCGGCTCCCGGAGCTGCCCCTcccggcgcccggccccgctctgGGGGGATCCCTGTCACCCCGAGTGTCGCCGGTGCAGTGGCTGGAACCGGCCGTGGCCTCGGGAGACCCTCCTGGAGATCGGGGATCttttaataatataaaatag
- the C4H2orf81 gene encoding uncharacterized protein C2orf81 homolog isoform X1, translated as MHWDVLGYTGMSQDVLGSHAEVDWEKGKSRGAGTRSKQDKPRAQPRQSKRGSPRSSGRTSIQPSPSPEPLEPLDVEPILDELLERVLTEVALAAVARQRVPFAVARARDAILFVAEWRFLVRDEKVPEPEGDSEPERDGVWKEDEEPPAGIWDSWTPGVVAVASPPSEELSSEELSEAEEAQSPPVGPGEVPAAAPAVGFPRPRGPFPSGARPVTAKGPLGRDTAAAPAGGVPLSPGQSRSAAAAAAPPVQPPVPRPPPRPKPPSAAQPRERGRRLSRSPERRRPPSRAPGRHRQPSRPPQPRAAPPEAPPPPVPPPVAPPVPPPVAPPEPAAPAAPEPREQEAPPPSSSSRSSAGSVHPRRLSHSPGVPRLGARRGAARWVLPEVKVLDVSTEAERPRLGASRTRLPLPGSLVQVIPATARAARAEPQLCDPWLASVRLAPGVTVRWGRCERRGPALAGHGGDEQGDEALRRAEKDLKPILPYPECRLSEYGEAEEWQDSPLETERLPELPLPAPGPALGGSLSPRVSPVQWLEPAVASGDPPGDRGSFNNIK; from the exons atgcactgggatgtactgggcTATACTGGGATGAGCCAGGATGTACTGGGAAGCCATGCTGAGGTGGACTGGGAG AAGGGGAAATCCCGCGGGGCCGGCACCAGATCGAAGCAGGACAAGCCCCGAGCGCAGCCCCGGCAGTCCAAGAGGGGCTCCCCCAGGAGCTCCGGGCGCACCTCGATCCAGCCCAGCCCGTCCCCGGAGCCCCTGGAGCCGCTGGATGTGGAGCCCATCCTGGACGAGCTCCTGGAGCGGGTCCTGACCGAGGTCGCGCTGGCAGCCGTGGCTCGGCAG CGGGTGCCGTTCGCGGTGGCGCGGGCGCGGGATGCCATCCTGTTTGTCGCCGAGTGGCGCTTCCTGGTGCGGGATGAAAAAGTCCCGGAGCCCGAGGGGGACTCGGAGCCCGAGCGGGACGGGGTCTGGAAGGAGGACGAGGAGCCCCCGGCCGGCATCTGGGACTCGTGGACACCGGGCGTTGTCGCCGTCGCCTCTCCGCCCTCGGAAGAG CTCTCGTCCGAGGAGCTCTCCGAGGCAGAAGAGGCTCAAAGTCCGCCCGTGGGTCCCGGTGAGGTTCCCGCCGCTGCTCCCGCTGTGGGTTTCCCTCGGCCCCGCGGTCCGTTCCCGTCCGGGGCTCGCCCGGTGACAGCCAAAGGTCCCCTCGGCCGCGACACCGCCGCTGCTCCCGCCGGgggtgtccctctgtccccggGCCAG TCCCGGtccgcagccgccgccgccgctcctcCCGTtcagcctcccgtgccgcggccgccgccccgcccgaagccgcccagcgctgcccagcccCGCGAGCGGGGCCGCCGCCTCTCCCGGTCCCCCGAGAGGAGGCGCCCACCCTCCCGAGCCCCCGGGAGGCACCGCCAACCCTCGCggcccccgcagccccgggcggccccgccggaggcgccgccgcccccgGTTCCGCCGCCGGTCGCGCCCCCGGTTCCGCCACCGGTCGCGCCCCCGGAGCCCGCAGCGCCGGCAGCACCGGAGCCCCGCGAGCAAGAGGCACCGCCGCCATCATCATCCTCCCGCTCCAGCGCGGGGTCCGTCCATCCGCGCAGACTCTCCCACAGCCCCGGCGTGCCCCGGCTCGGTGCCCGGCGCGGTGCCGCCCGCTGGGTGCTGCCCGAGGTGAAGGTGCTGGACGTGAGCACCGAGGCCGAGCGGCCGCGCTTGGGAGCATCGCGGACCCGGTTACCCCTGCCGGGATCCCTCGTGCAGGTGATCCCGGCGACCGCCAGGGCCGCCAGGGCCGAGCCGCAGCTCTGCGACCCCTGGCTGGCCTCGGTGCGCCTGGCTCCCGGTGTCACCGTGCGCTGGGGACGCTGCGAGCGGCGCGGGCCCGCCCTGGCGGGGCACGGCGGGGACGAGCAGGGGGACGAGGCGCTGAGGAGGGCGGAGAAGGACCTGAAACCCATCCTGCCCTACCCGGAGTGCCGGCTCTCGGAGTACGGAGAGGCGGAGGAGTGGCAGGACAGCCCGCTGGAAACGGAGCGGCTCCCGGAGCTGCCCCTcccggcgcccggccccgctctgGGGGGATCCCTGTCACCCCGAGTGTCGCCGGTGCAGTGGCTGGAACCGGCCGTGGCCTCGGGAGACCCTCCTGGAGATCGGGGATCttttaataatataaaatag